One genomic segment of Flagellimonas marinaquae includes these proteins:
- a CDS encoding Gfo/Idh/MocA family protein, protein MKWTRRDLLIGLGGLPILGAVWWAGAATSVNSRKKRSEILEQLNIKPSLPPAVPGIGGDPVRIGVIGFGIRGEQLTRALGFATDEWKEEMRLAAEEDPNNKRLEDFEAQERLNVKLVGICDVFDVRAEKFINSFSTEDNKIKRYLNYKDMIKSGAVDAVVIATPDHWHAPMSIEALNHNVHVYVEKPMTHTVEETYTLRDAAEKSEAVFAVGHQHRQTLSFSTARDIVEKGTLGHVSLIQTNTNRNDDNGAWNYDLHEKASPETIDWEQFLGTAPKVPFNKNHFFRWRKWWAYGSGLSGDLLTHDYDRLNCVLNMGIPTAVSASGGIYTHNDGRNVPDVIQVNMEFPEFSTGSSQTKGKERGMTFCYSATLGNGFNRPTILMGHDATMELGNRLTVWPDSASTRYADMLEAEKMKPNVPIYQYDPAAGSTDAVSSATSQYFADKGLMWTYIDGVRVDSTFLHMREWLSVIKNGGNVSCGIKEGFDEAISAHMAGLSWKLGRKIEWDAASQTLKPIEGVDFDQVLLANDNWNIQPEMVDEVS, encoded by the coding sequence ATGAAATGGACTAGAAGAGACCTATTGATAGGGTTGGGCGGCCTTCCCATACTTGGAGCTGTATGGTGGGCAGGAGCGGCAACCTCGGTCAACTCGCGCAAGAAGCGTTCAGAAATATTGGAGCAGCTCAATATAAAACCATCATTGCCACCTGCGGTTCCCGGGATAGGAGGCGACCCAGTTCGCATAGGGGTAATTGGATTTGGTATTCGTGGAGAGCAATTGACAAGGGCCTTGGGCTTTGCTACCGACGAGTGGAAAGAAGAAATGCGCTTGGCTGCCGAAGAAGACCCCAATAACAAAAGACTGGAGGATTTTGAGGCCCAAGAACGTCTCAACGTGAAATTGGTGGGCATTTGTGATGTATTTGATGTGCGGGCAGAGAAATTCATCAACTCTTTCTCCACGGAGGACAATAAGATCAAAAGATATTTGAATTATAAGGATATGATCAAAAGTGGTGCAGTGGATGCCGTGGTGATCGCAACACCAGATCATTGGCATGCCCCCATGTCCATTGAGGCTTTGAACCATAATGTACATGTCTATGTGGAAAAACCTATGACACATACGGTTGAAGAAACCTACACTTTGCGCGATGCTGCCGAAAAATCCGAAGCAGTGTTCGCTGTGGGACACCAGCACAGGCAAACCCTAAGTTTTAGTACCGCCCGCGATATTGTGGAAAAAGGGACTTTGGGACATGTGTCGTTGATCCAGACCAACACAAACCGTAACGATGACAATGGCGCTTGGAATTATGATCTCCATGAGAAAGCCAGCCCCGAAACCATTGATTGGGAACAGTTTTTAGGCACTGCACCAAAAGTACCGTTCAATAAGAACCATTTTTTTAGGTGGCGTAAGTGGTGGGCCTATGGTTCGGGTCTTTCGGGCGATTTGTTGACCCACGATTACGACAGGTTAAATTGTGTGCTGAACATGGGTATTCCGACTGCGGTCAGCGCTTCGGGCGGAATTTACACCCATAACGATGGTAGAAATGTTCCGGATGTGATCCAGGTGAATATGGAATTTCCCGAGTTCAGTACCGGAAGCAGTCAAACCAAGGGCAAAGAAAGGGGAATGACCTTTTGTTACAGTGCCACTTTGGGTAATGGTTTTAATCGACCTACAATTTTAATGGGACACGATGCTACCATGGAACTGGGCAATAGATTAACTGTTTGGCCCGATAGCGCATCCACCCGATATGCCGACATGTTGGAGGCTGAGAAAATGAAACCCAATGTGCCCATTTACCAATATGATCCAGCTGCAGGGTCGACCGATGCGGTTTCATCGGCCACATCGCAATATTTTGCCGATAAGGGTCTTATGTGGACCTATATAGATGGTGTTCGTGTAGATTCTACTTTCTTACATATGCGGGAGTGGCTGAGTGTAATTAAGAATGGCGGAAATGTGAGCTGTGGTATTAAAGAAGGTTTTGATGAGGCCATTTCGGCACACATGGCCGGCTTGTCCTGGAAATTGGGCAGAAAAATAGAGTGGGATGCGGCCAGTCAAACATTAAAGCCTATTGAGGGTGTCGATTTTGACCAAGTACTGTTGGCCAACGATAATTGGAACATCCAGCCAGAAATGGTTGATGAGGTTTCTTGA
- a CDS encoding DoxX family membrane protein, with product MNQNQNKLKASVALLRIFIGWHFLFEGVVKMYNPEWTSFGYLATAQGPFEWFFTMLIGDATIGWVDTMNIIALMVVGVTFTLGVFERIGAFVGVGLLALYFLAHPPFPGLTQMNVEGNYWIINKNLIELVACIVIYQLPTGSYFGLDYLRKNKLKTQEQ from the coding sequence ATGAACCAAAATCAAAATAAACTGAAAGCCAGTGTTGCCTTGCTTCGCATCTTTATCGGGTGGCACTTTTTGTTTGAAGGTGTGGTGAAGATGTATAATCCGGAATGGACATCTTTTGGGTATTTGGCCACCGCACAAGGACCATTTGAATGGTTTTTTACCATGTTGATTGGTGATGCAACCATAGGTTGGGTAGATACCATGAACATTATTGCCCTTATGGTGGTAGGTGTAACCTTTACCTTGGGGGTTTTTGAACGAATCGGTGCCTTTGTCGGGGTAGGGCTATTGGCACTTTATTTTTTGGCACATCCGCCATTCCCAGGACTCACCCAAATGAACGTCGAGGGAAACTACTGGATCATCAATAAAAACTTGATTGAGCTGGTGGCCTGTATTGTAATATATCAATTGCCCACGGGAAGTTACTTTGGCTTGGATTATCTCAGAAAAAACAAACTTAAAACACAGGAACAATGA
- a CDS encoding cyclic nucleotide-binding domain-containing protein — protein sequence MNQIETDIVYLKKQFPNGILNIHQKGHAICNIHSKVNTFRWLLQGTFDYFTTTKDTEEEVLVCQISEPMSILGLNGLNDRKRYTYKIVVSSDQATFFEVPIEVIIHHLAHTENNQTILKISRSLYHQLRQALLKQTDLLQAARYRSLNNDQQFFMGPATEQAEIVSLMRRSPFLDYFDDQQLSQLASIAERREYEPDEVLYIQDRLTNGLFILISGEVAIKRLEGNIEIRQRSINNPGFIFGWSCAMGEKDICSAVTTQKTSIYFIHQKDLLQLLDKCSVFAHNFFMRLFWLMGNQINAAFVRYLGLLGKHNLQAVYQLIENNKSRLAVSSPLHQVGHLLSNTNTKQLGYNALTKLISYGSHLERHIASLSLELLQEDMQELKFLKGLQHIYETVAENKNETGMDIRKSCATATKKAFEHVQHKIEGLDNLPDKSGCIFIYNHLFNHPFYTLNNKFQITLDSHFISAKILDDKYNDPGIRTVRIGQGQEYGHQNYYTKLGYINVYTKDSEAVDKECKKATRSIFYRTAAEFLQTGHNLVVSPEGTSYSTEESPGPFKMGVFKLAQSMENEPYIVPIVLVNFDKRISNGLFYCKIHEPFKLSDKLLETGKNLSDFVKHYQYTYAGYVEEAKERAEELHMKPVPNVIEEPPEIWRNEIKRLKRRVNNLENQNDLIVFYGSSSVRLWVGMKKDLAPFNVLNLGFGGSTYVWCIHYFDEIFKGAEPSKIVLYAGENDLAQGKSPQEVLNDCNQLVQMILKKYPKVELAFISLKPSLEREDMIPQIIETNLLLSKYAIGELNAQYINVFGQMITADNRPKPDLYMSDGLHLNKKGYTIWSEVIKTALLSSENPMEKESFDLAADA from the coding sequence GTGAACCAAATTGAAACGGATATAGTTTATCTAAAAAAACAATTTCCCAACGGTATCCTAAACATACACCAAAAGGGACATGCCATTTGCAACATACATTCCAAAGTGAATACGTTCCGATGGTTACTACAAGGCACCTTTGACTATTTTACAACAACCAAGGATACGGAGGAAGAGGTTTTGGTCTGTCAAATTTCAGAGCCGATGAGCATTTTGGGCCTAAATGGGCTCAACGATAGAAAAAGGTATACGTACAAGATCGTGGTATCTTCCGATCAAGCTACTTTTTTTGAAGTACCTATTGAAGTAATAATCCATCACCTAGCCCATACTGAGAACAACCAAACCATTCTAAAGATAAGTCGTTCGTTATACCATCAATTGAGGCAAGCACTTTTAAAACAGACCGATTTGTTACAAGCTGCACGTTATCGCTCCCTGAACAATGATCAACAGTTTTTTATGGGCCCGGCGACCGAACAGGCGGAAATAGTCTCCTTGATGCGACGCTCCCCTTTTTTGGACTATTTTGACGATCAGCAACTATCACAACTCGCTTCCATTGCCGAACGGCGGGAATATGAACCCGACGAAGTACTTTATATACAAGACAGGCTTACCAACGGGCTCTTTATTTTGATCAGTGGTGAAGTTGCCATCAAACGATTGGAAGGGAACATTGAGATACGCCAGCGGTCCATAAACAATCCAGGGTTTATTTTTGGCTGGTCCTGTGCTATGGGAGAAAAGGATATTTGCTCCGCTGTCACTACTCAGAAAACCTCCATTTATTTTATCCATCAAAAGGATTTGCTACAATTGCTGGACAAATGCTCCGTTTTCGCACACAACTTTTTTATGCGGTTGTTTTGGCTGATGGGCAACCAGATCAACGCAGCCTTCGTCCGCTACCTGGGACTTTTGGGCAAGCACAACCTCCAAGCTGTCTATCAATTGATAGAGAACAACAAATCAAGATTGGCCGTATCATCCCCTTTGCATCAGGTCGGGCATTTGCTATCCAATACCAACACCAAACAATTGGGGTACAATGCTCTCACCAAACTCATTTCCTACGGCTCTCATCTGGAACGACATATCGCTTCGTTGAGCCTGGAGCTTTTGCAAGAAGATATGCAGGAGCTAAAGTTTCTTAAAGGACTCCAGCATATTTATGAAACGGTAGCGGAAAATAAGAACGAAACAGGCATGGATATCCGCAAATCTTGCGCTACTGCAACAAAAAAAGCTTTTGAACACGTGCAGCATAAAATTGAAGGACTGGATAACCTTCCGGACAAAAGTGGCTGTATTTTTATATACAATCATCTTTTCAACCATCCATTTTATACGCTCAACAACAAATTTCAAATTACATTGGATTCACATTTTATCAGTGCCAAAATATTGGATGATAAATATAACGATCCTGGTATCCGGACGGTGCGTATAGGTCAGGGACAAGAATATGGCCATCAAAACTATTATACCAAGTTGGGATATATCAATGTCTATACCAAAGATTCTGAGGCGGTTGACAAAGAATGTAAAAAGGCAACACGTAGTATATTCTATAGAACGGCCGCAGAATTTTTACAGACCGGACACAATTTGGTCGTTAGTCCGGAAGGAACCTCCTACTCTACCGAGGAATCCCCTGGACCTTTTAAAATGGGTGTTTTTAAACTGGCCCAATCCATGGAAAACGAACCTTACATTGTACCTATTGTCTTAGTGAATTTTGATAAGCGCATTTCGAACGGCCTTTTTTACTGTAAGATCCACGAACCTTTTAAACTGAGTGACAAACTATTGGAGACTGGGAAAAATTTGTCCGATTTTGTAAAGCATTATCAGTACACCTACGCAGGGTACGTAGAGGAAGCAAAGGAACGTGCCGAAGAATTGCACATGAAACCAGTCCCAAACGTTATCGAAGAACCACCAGAAATTTGGCGCAACGAGATCAAGCGTTTAAAAAGACGGGTAAACAATCTGGAAAACCAGAACGACCTGATTGTTTTTTATGGAAGTTCCTCTGTGCGTCTATGGGTAGGAATGAAAAAGGATTTAGCTCCATTTAATGTTCTTAATTTAGGATTTGGTGGATCTACCTATGTGTGGTGCATTCATTATTTTGATGAAATCTTTAAAGGAGCAGAACCTAGCAAAATTGTACTGTACGCCGGTGAAAACGACCTTGCACAAGGCAAATCGCCGCAAGAAGTTTTGAACGACTGCAACCAACTGGTTCAAATGATCCTTAAAAAATATCCTAAGGTGGAACTGGCTTTTATAAGCCTGAAACCCAGTTTGGAACGCGAGGACATGATTCCCCAGATCATAGAGACCAATCTATTGTTGTCCAAATACGCAATTGGAGAGCTTAATGCGCAGTATATAAATGTGTTCGGACAAATGATTACTGCGGACAACCGGCCAAAACCTGATCTGTACATGTCGGATGGATTGCACCTAAACAAAAAAGGATATACTATTTGGAGCGAGGTGATCAAAACAGCTTTGCTCTCTTCCGAGAATCCTATGGAAAAAGAATCGTTTGATTTGGCTGCAGATGCTTAA
- the rimO gene encoding 30S ribosomal protein S12 methylthiotransferase RimO translates to MRTKSLKKNKINVVTLGCSKNVYDSEVLMGQLRANNKEVAHEEEGNVVVINTCGFIANAKEESVNTILDYVQRKEAGKVDKVFVTGCLSERYKPDLEKEIPNVDEYFGTSDLPNLLKALGADYKHELIGERLTTTPKNYAYLKIAEGCDRPCSFCAIPLMRGKHRSTPIEDLVSEAGKLAVNGVKELILIAQDLTYYGLDLYKKRNLAELLQALVKVEGIEWIRLHYAFPTGFPMDVLEVMRNEPKVCNYIDIPLQHISDSILKSMRRGTTQAKTTKLLNDFRETVPNIAIRTTLIVGYPGETEQDFETLKQWVQEMRFERLGCFTYSHEENTHAFNLEDDVPEEVKQERANIIMEIQSQISWELNQEKIGETFRCIIDRKEGSHFVGRTEFDSPDVDNEVLIDATKHYVKIGDFVNIKITDASDYDLFGEPA, encoded by the coding sequence ATGCGCACAAAATCGCTCAAAAAGAATAAAATCAACGTGGTGACCTTAGGTTGTAGCAAAAATGTCTACGACTCGGAAGTGTTAATGGGACAATTGCGCGCCAACAACAAAGAAGTGGCCCACGAGGAAGAGGGCAATGTCGTGGTAATCAATACCTGCGGATTTATTGCCAATGCAAAGGAAGAAAGTGTCAATACTATTTTGGACTACGTACAGCGAAAAGAAGCAGGGAAAGTGGACAAGGTTTTTGTGACAGGTTGCTTGAGCGAGCGGTACAAACCGGATTTGGAGAAAGAGATTCCCAATGTGGACGAATATTTTGGAACTAGTGATCTTCCCAATTTATTAAAAGCTCTTGGAGCCGATTACAAGCATGAGCTCATCGGGGAACGACTTACCACAACCCCTAAGAATTATGCCTATCTAAAAATTGCGGAAGGATGTGATCGTCCTTGTTCTTTCTGTGCCATACCTTTGATGCGAGGAAAGCACCGAAGCACCCCCATTGAGGATTTGGTCTCCGAAGCAGGGAAACTGGCTGTGAACGGGGTAAAAGAGCTCATTTTAATTGCGCAAGACCTGACCTATTATGGCCTTGATCTGTACAAGAAAAGAAATTTGGCAGAATTGCTCCAAGCGTTGGTGAAAGTTGAGGGGATAGAATGGATCCGTTTGCATTATGCCTTCCCAACAGGCTTCCCAATGGATGTTCTGGAAGTAATGCGCAACGAGCCAAAAGTGTGCAATTATATAGATATTCCCCTTCAACATATATCCGATTCCATACTTAAAAGTATGCGGCGGGGGACTACACAGGCGAAAACTACAAAACTGTTGAACGATTTTAGGGAAACCGTACCTAACATAGCCATTCGAACCACTTTGATCGTTGGCTACCCTGGAGAAACCGAACAAGATTTTGAGACCTTGAAACAATGGGTACAAGAAATGCGCTTTGAACGTTTGGGCTGTTTTACTTACAGCCACGAGGAAAATACACATGCCTTTAATTTGGAGGACGATGTTCCCGAAGAAGTAAAGCAAGAACGCGCAAACATTATTATGGAGATCCAATCACAGATTTCCTGGGAATTGAACCAAGAGAAAATAGGGGAGACTTTCCGCTGTATCATCGACAGGAAAGAAGGCAGCCATTTTGTGGGCCGCACCGAGTTCGATTCGCCCGATGTGGATAACGAAGTGCTGATCGATGCCACCAAACATTATGTGAAAATCGGGGACTTTGTAAATATCAAGATTACAGATGCATCGGATTACGATTTGTTTGGGGAGCCAGCTTAA
- a CDS encoding amidase family protein codes for MFRYLWFVLLLIGFISCKDHKAKTNENIVLWTPYNDSTEVAANAEHENKRMRYKFIQSKVLDKNEVFLPLYDEVSKFSEESYEAMRPLVLEQDIPTIQSHIDQGKFTYEELVLFYLHRIYKYELPNSTTLNSIISLNPNVLHEARQLDESLEIHHPIYGMPILLKDNIGAAGMKTTAGAIALMENETDDAFIVERLKANGALILGKANLSEWANFICDGCPNGQSAVGGQTLNPYGRRIFDTGGSSAGSGTSAAANYAVATVGTETSGSILSPSGQNSVVGLKPTIGLLSRTGIVPISSTLDTPGPMTKNVTDNAILLDAMLGKDETDYKSVKAEPGILSAWNNPEPLKSIRFGVIQSLMEGDSLYAAAVARLKEVGVEIVTFENQNYHLPSTFLTLLEADMKNDLKTYLETQVKNKDAVKISSVLDVVSFNGKDSLVRIPYGQLRFESILRDSTSEERLKRIKEDVLLTGRGYFEPMIQNDLDVLLSINNYHAGYAAAAEYPALTVPMGYKADGEPENLTFIGQPFSEALLLRIGKAFEDITNARKIPEGYQD; via the coding sequence ATGTTCCGGTACCTTTGGTTTGTTTTACTGTTGATCGGATTCATTTCTTGTAAAGATCACAAGGCCAAGACCAACGAAAACATTGTACTCTGGACTCCCTACAACGATTCCACCGAAGTGGCTGCCAATGCAGAGCACGAAAATAAGAGAATGCGCTACAAATTTATTCAAAGTAAGGTCTTGGATAAAAATGAGGTGTTTCTTCCTTTGTATGATGAAGTCTCAAAATTTTCTGAAGAAAGTTATGAAGCCATGAGACCATTGGTTTTGGAGCAGGACATACCAACTATACAAAGCCATATCGACCAAGGAAAATTCACTTATGAAGAGTTGGTGCTTTTTTATCTGCATAGAATCTACAAATACGAATTGCCCAACAGTACCACATTAAATTCCATAATCTCCTTAAATCCGAATGTGTTGCATGAGGCACGCCAGTTAGACGAATCACTGGAAATCCATCATCCTATTTATGGTATGCCCATTCTATTAAAGGACAATATCGGGGCCGCGGGAATGAAAACGACTGCAGGCGCCATTGCTTTAATGGAAAATGAAACCGATGATGCATTTATTGTGGAACGTTTGAAGGCAAATGGAGCCTTAATATTGGGCAAAGCGAACCTTAGCGAGTGGGCCAATTTTATTTGTGACGGATGTCCGAACGGGCAGAGTGCGGTCGGCGGACAGACCTTGAACCCCTACGGAAGAAGAATTTTTGATACAGGAGGTTCCAGTGCTGGTAGTGGCACATCTGCTGCTGCAAATTATGCCGTAGCAACAGTGGGCACGGAGACTTCGGGTTCCATTTTGTCCCCGTCAGGTCAAAACTCAGTGGTCGGACTAAAACCAACTATAGGCCTCTTGAGCCGAACCGGGATTGTTCCTATATCCAGCACTTTGGACACGCCTGGGCCCATGACAAAAAATGTGACCGACAATGCCATTTTATTGGATGCCATGTTGGGTAAGGATGAAACAGATTACAAATCGGTAAAAGCGGAACCGGGCATTTTATCCGCGTGGAATAATCCGGAGCCTTTAAAGTCAATCCGTTTTGGGGTGATACAAAGTTTAATGGAAGGTGATTCCCTGTATGCCGCTGCAGTAGCCAGATTAAAAGAAGTTGGAGTAGAGATTGTAACATTTGAAAACCAAAATTATCACCTGCCCTCTACATTTCTCACCTTATTGGAGGCAGATATGAAGAACGACTTGAAGACTTATTTAGAGACTCAGGTTAAAAATAAAGATGCTGTTAAAATAAGTTCGGTGTTAGACGTGGTAAGTTTTAATGGTAAAGATTCGTTGGTTAGGATTCCATACGGACAATTACGTTTTGAATCCATTCTGCGTGATTCAACATCAGAAGAAAGATTAAAAAGAATAAAAGAGGATGTGTTGCTTACGGGAAGAGGCTATTTTGAGCCAATGATCCAGAATGATTTGGATGTTTTGTTAAGCATCAACAATTACCATGCAGGTTACGCAGCTGCTGCTGAATATCCTGCCCTTACCGTTCCCATGGGCTATAAAGCAGATGGTGAGCCCGAAAATTTAACCTTTATAGGTCAACCGTTTTCCGAGGCCCTGCTATTACGAATAGGAAAAGCATTTGAGGATATTACCAACGCTCGAAAAATACCAGAAGGCTATCAAGATTAG
- the ftsY gene encoding signal recognition particle-docking protein FtsY, which translates to MSLFKNIFSKDKKETLDKGLEKSKTSFFGKLGKAVAGKSKVDDEVLDSLEEILVTSDVGVNTTLKIIDRIEERVSRDKYLGTEELNTILREEIAGLLSETETGEDSEVTVPKDKKPYVIMVVGVNGVGKTTTIGKLSHKFKNMGLKVVLGAADTFRAAAIDQLEVWAKRVNVPIVKQKMGSDPASVAFDTLNSAIAEQADVVLVDTAGRLHNKVNLMNELSKVKRVMQKVVPDAPHEVLLVLDGSTGQNAFEQAKQFTKATEVTSLAVTKLDGTAKGGVVIGISDQFQIPVKYIGVGEGIEDLQVFNKYEFVDSFFKI; encoded by the coding sequence ATGAGCTTATTCAAAAATATATTTTCAAAAGACAAAAAGGAGACCTTGGACAAAGGCCTCGAAAAATCAAAGACCAGTTTTTTTGGCAAGTTGGGCAAGGCTGTGGCCGGTAAGTCCAAAGTTGATGATGAGGTACTCGATAGTCTCGAGGAGATTTTGGTCACTTCCGATGTTGGTGTGAACACCACACTTAAAATTATCGACCGAATCGAAGAGCGGGTATCCCGAGATAAATATTTGGGAACAGAAGAACTCAATACAATTTTACGGGAAGAAATAGCCGGGCTGCTCTCGGAAACGGAAACCGGTGAAGATAGTGAAGTCACGGTTCCAAAAGATAAAAAGCCTTACGTGATCATGGTTGTGGGCGTAAACGGTGTGGGCAAAACGACCACGATTGGAAAACTCTCCCATAAATTTAAGAATATGGGCCTAAAAGTGGTGCTGGGAGCGGCCGATACCTTCCGTGCAGCGGCCATTGACCAATTGGAGGTCTGGGCCAAACGTGTGAATGTCCCTATTGTGAAACAAAAAATGGGCAGTGACCCCGCGTCCGTTGCCTTCGATACCCTAAATTCCGCGATCGCGGAACAGGCAGATGTTGTTCTGGTGGACACAGCAGGCCGATTGCATAACAAAGTCAATTTAATGAACGAACTTTCCAAGGTAAAGCGCGTCATGCAAAAAGTTGTTCCAGATGCCCCGCACGAGGTACTTTTGGTATTGGATGGCTCTACCGGGCAAAATGCATTTGAACAGGCAAAGCAATTTACTAAAGCCACCGAAGTCACCAGTTTGGCCGTGACCAAATTGGATGGTACTGCAAAAGGTGGGGTCGTCATCGGTATTTCCGACCAATTCCAGATTCCAGTGAAATACATCGGTGTGGGCGAGGGCATTGAAGATCTTCAGGTGTTCAATAAATATGAGTTTGTGGATTCATTCTTTAAAATATAG
- a CDS encoding DUF4295 domain-containing protein, whose translation MAKKTVATLQSSSKRLTKAIKMVKSPKTGAYTFVESVMAPELVNDWLNKQ comes from the coding sequence ATGGCAAAGAAAACAGTAGCAACACTTCAGTCATCATCCAAAAGATTGACAAAGGCCATTAAAATGGTTAAGTCACCCAAAACCGGTGCATACACATTTGTAGAGTCTGTAATGGCACCAGAATTGGTTAACGACTGGTTGAACAAGCAATAA
- the rpmG gene encoding 50S ribosomal protein L33, producing MAKKGNRVQVILECTEHKESGMPGTSRYITTKNKKNTPDRMEIKKYNPILKRMTVHKEIK from the coding sequence ATGGCAAAGAAAGGAAATAGGGTTCAGGTAATTTTAGAGTGTACAGAGCACAAGGAATCTGGTATGCCAGGTACTTCTAGGTATATTACCACAAAGAACAAGAAGAACACGCCAGATAGGATGGAAATCAAAAAATACAATCCTATTCTTAAGCGTATGACCGTTCATAAAGAAATTAAGTAA
- the rpmB gene encoding 50S ribosomal protein L28 — protein MSKVCEVTGKKVMFGNNVSFSINKTKRRFDANISKKRFYIPEEDRWVTLNVSARGLKIINKKGISAVLKEINSKK, from the coding sequence ATGTCTAAAGTTTGTGAAGTAACAGGAAAAAAGGTGATGTTTGGAAACAACGTTTCCTTTTCTATCAATAAGACCAAAAGGAGATTCGATGCAAATATCTCCAAGAAGAGATTTTATATCCCAGAAGAAGATCGTTGGGTAACCTTGAACGTTTCTGCCCGTGGGTTGAAAATTATCAACAAAAAAGGAATCTCTGCTGTCTTAAAGGAAATCAATTCCAAAAAGTAA
- a CDS encoding competence/damage-inducible protein A, which yields MQAEIITIGDEILIGQIVDSNSAFISKELNKIGVSVYQITSIQDDKEHILTSLKEAGERSSVVILTGGLGPTKDDVTKRTLCDFFGDELVRNDAVLKHIEELFKKYITTPISDLNREQALVPSKATVLHNEFGTAPGIWMKKGETAYISLPGVPYEMKNLLVKAVLPKIIEEYNRPHIVHKTLMTYGLGESAIAEKIEDWENNLPSFIKFAYLPNLGRVRLRLSAKGYDKEALISAIDEQIQKLYPLIGDIIYGEEEENGNVEKQIGAFLNDKRMTLSTAESFTGGSIAERITAIPGASSYFKGSLVCYATEMKVRLLGVPQELIDKHSVVSKEVAIAMAENVKSKMATDFSIATTGNAGPTKGDSNADVGTVYIAIGTPSGTFAHKFVMGQHRERVVKKSVNKAFELLYKEILNF from the coding sequence ATGCAAGCCGAAATCATCACCATTGGAGATGAGATTCTCATTGGCCAAATAGTAGATTCCAATTCTGCCTTTATTTCCAAAGAATTGAACAAAATAGGAGTTTCTGTCTATCAGATTACTTCGATTCAAGATGATAAGGAGCATATACTAACATCCCTTAAAGAGGCTGGAGAACGTTCTTCTGTAGTTATACTTACAGGAGGACTTGGGCCAACAAAGGACGACGTTACCAAGCGGACCCTTTGTGACTTTTTTGGGGATGAGCTGGTTCGTAACGATGCTGTACTCAAGCATATCGAGGAACTTTTCAAAAAATACATCACTACGCCCATTTCCGATTTGAACAGGGAGCAGGCCTTGGTGCCATCAAAAGCGACGGTGCTCCACAACGAGTTTGGAACAGCACCCGGTATTTGGATGAAAAAGGGAGAGACGGCCTATATTTCGTTGCCCGGGGTACCATACGAAATGAAAAACCTGTTGGTCAAAGCCGTTCTTCCCAAAATAATCGAAGAATACAACCGACCCCATATTGTACATAAAACCCTTATGACCTATGGTCTGGGAGAGAGTGCGATTGCAGAGAAGATCGAGGACTGGGAGAATAATTTGCCCTCCTTTATCAAATTTGCCTACCTACCCAATCTGGGCAGGGTTAGATTGCGCTTATCCGCAAAAGGATACGATAAAGAAGCGTTGATATCGGCTATAGATGAACAAATACAAAAATTATACCCCCTGATCGGCGATATAATTTATGGGGAAGAAGAAGAGAACGGGAATGTAGAAAAGCAGATAGGTGCATTTTTGAACGATAAAAGGATGACCTTGTCAACTGCAGAAAGTTTTACGGGAGGTAGTATTGCTGAACGGATAACCGCAATTCCTGGTGCTTCCAGTTATTTTAAGGGTAGTTTGGTATGCTATGCCACAGAAATGAAGGTTCGGTTATTGGGCGTTCCACAAGAACTTATAGATAAGCATTCCGTAGTTAGTAAAGAAGTGGCCATTGCCATGGCCGAGAATGTGAAAAGCAAAATGGCAACAGACTTTTCTATAGCCACAACAGGTAATGCCGGTCCTACAAAAGGCGACTCCAATGCCGATGTTGGTACCGTTTATATAGCAATTGGAACACCGTCCGGTACGTTTGCCCATAAATTCGTGATGGGACAGCATAGGGAACGGGTGGTAAAAAAGTCTGTAAACAAGGCTTTTGAGTTGTTGTACAAAGAAATTTTAAATTTCTGA